A single window of Haliotis asinina isolate JCU_RB_2024 chromosome 5, JCU_Hal_asi_v2, whole genome shotgun sequence DNA harbors:
- the LOC137284110 gene encoding testis-specific serine/threonine-protein kinase 2-like, whose translation MSSVKSVFRSIGYQVKSLLGEGSFGIVLRCEHMVNLSEVAIKVTDKVRNCVCNETFALKTVKHPNIVDVYAVFETDKYTLTVMELVEGGSLLDLLAQESNLSEQRVKLIFSQLVEAVNACHQVGIAHRDLKLENVLLDLDGNIKLSDFGLCICQDQRVSNNVFCGTVAYSSPEVLTGRGYDAFKLDIWSLGVILYSLVCGSFPFNDFSINQMIQLQNHHILPFPESINSECRDLILQMCQPDVTGRPTLRQVLNSSWLCQ comes from the coding sequence ATGTCTTCCGTTAAGAGCGTTTTTCGTTCGATTGGCTACCAAGTTAAATCCCTCTTAGGAGAGGGAAGCTTTGGTATTGTTTTGCGCTGTGAACATATGGTTAACCTTTCCGAGGTTGCCATAAAAGTCACAGACAAAGTTCGGAACTGTGTCTGCAATGAGACGTTTGCTCTAAAGACTGTGAAACATCCCAACATTGTTGATGTCTACGCAGTATTTGAAACTGATAAGTACACTCTTACTGTGATGGAGTTGGTCGAGGGGGGAAGCCTCCTGGACCTGCTTGCACAGGAAAGTAACCTGTCTGAACAAAGAGTCAAGTTGATCTTTTCCCAACTGGTGGAGGCAGTGAACGCCTGTCACCAGGTAGGAATTGCACATCGTGACCTTAAGCTGGAAAATGTCCTTTTGGACCTGGACGGCAATATCAAGCTGTCTGACTTTGGCCTTTGCATCTGCCAAGACCAACGAGTGTCCAATAATGTATTTTGTGGAACAGTTGCTTATTCCTCCCCCGAGGTTTTAACAGGGAGGGGATATGATGCATTCAAGCTAGACATCTGGAGTTTGGGAGTGATCCTGTATTCTCTGGTGTGTGGCTCCTTCCCCTTTAACGACTTCAGCATCAACCAAATGATTCAGCTGCAGAACCATCACATTCTTCCATTTCCGGAGTCCATCAACTCTGAGTGCAGGGATCTTATTCTGCAAATGTGCCAGCCTGATGTTACTGGAAGGCCAACTCTTCGACAGGTTCTGAACTCTAGCTGGCTTTGCCAGTAA